The following proteins are co-located in the Triticum aestivum cultivar Chinese Spring chromosome 1A, IWGSC CS RefSeq v2.1, whole genome shotgun sequence genome:
- the LOC123050503 gene encoding glycerol-3-phosphate acyltransferase, chloroplastic isoform X1, whose protein sequence is MQAPPLAALAGGAWASHRPAILAAPASLRRPRRGALRLPAWRAAGGGRAPRLPAKGAVLASDTGADEEVAGPSPLLDVRSEQEFVLRVRKEVERGKLRPDVADNFENLYYNYKNAVLQNGDPNAYQIMLSNMMDLFDRVLLDEENPFTFQPYHKAIREPFDYYTFGQNYIRPLVDFRNSYVGNISVFSDMEKQLRQGHNVVLMSNHQTEADPAVIALSLERSNPWISENIVYVAGDRVLTDPLCKPFSMGRNLLCVYSKKHMNDFPELIEMKRRANTRSLKEMALLLRGGSHIIWIAPSGGRDRPDPLTGEWHPAPFDASAVDNMRRLLEHSGVPGHIYPLSLLCYEIMPPPQQIEKEIGEQRVISFHGVGLSVAEEIKYGDVTAQSRNADEARGTFSEALYNSVVDQYNVLKSAIFRDRGAVSSNPAISLSQPWR, encoded by the exons ATGCAAGCCCCGCCGCTCGCCGCGCTCGCCGGAGGCGCCTGGGCCTCCCATCGACCTGCCATATTAGCGGCGCCGGCGAGCCTCCGCCGTCCCAGGCGCGGCGCCCTCCGGCTGCCCGCGTGGAGGGCGGCCGGAGGCGGCCGGGCCCCGCGGCTACCGGCCAAGGGCGCCGTGCTCGCCTCCGACACGGGGGCGGACGAGGAGGTCGCGGGGCCATCGCCCCTTCTCGACGTGCGCAGCGAGCAAG AGTTCGTTCTACGCGTCAGGAAGGAAGTGGAGAGAGGGAAGTTGCGTCCGGATGTTGCCGACAACTTTGAAAACCTGTACTACAATTACAAGAATGCG GTCCTACAAAATGGGGATCCAAATGCATATCAGATCATGCTTTCCAACATGATGGATTTATTTGACCGCGTTCTGCTGGATGAAGAG AATCCATTTACGTTTCAGCCTTATCACAAGGCCATCAGAGAACCGTTTGACTATTACACTTTCGGTCAGAACTACATTAGGCCACTGGTAGATTTTAG GAACTCTTATGTCGGTAACATTTCTGTATTCAGTGATATGGAGAAGCAGCTTCGGCAG GGTCATAATGTTGTTCTGATGTCTAATCATCAGACAGAAGCGGATCCAGCAGTTATTGCCTTGTCACTTGAAAGAAGCAATCCGTGGATTAGCGAGAACATA GTTTATGTTGCTGGGGATAGGGTTCTTACAGATCCTCTTTGCAAGCCATTTAGCATGGGAAG AAACCTCCTCTGTGTGTACTCAAAAAAGCATATGAATGATTTTCCTGAGCTAATTGAAATGAAGAGGAGGGCAAACACTCGAAGTCTCAAGGAAATGGCTTTGCTTTTACG TGGGGGTTCACATATAATTTGGATAGCTCCGAGTGGCGGTAGAGACCGTCCTGACCCTTTGACTGGAGAATGGCACCCG GCGCCGTTTGATGCATCTGCAGTGGATAATATGAGGAGGCTTCTGGAGCATTCTGGCGTTCCTGGGCACATATATCCATTATCATTGCTATGCTATGAGATTATGCCTCCACCACAACAG ATTGAGAAAGAGATTGGTGAGCAAAGGGTGATATCCTTCCATGGTGTAGGCTTGTCAGTAGCTGAAGAAATAAAGTATGGGGATGTTACTGCTCAATCTCGGAATGCTGATGAG GCAAGGGGGACATTCTCAGAGGCTCTGTACAATTCAGTTGTTGATCAATATAATGTCCTCAAGTCTGCTATCTTTAGAGACCGTGGAGCAGTTTCGTCAAACCCTGCCATTTCACTCTCGCAACCGTGGCGATGA
- the LOC123050503 gene encoding glycerol-3-phosphate acyltransferase, chloroplastic isoform X2 gives MWCAEFVLRVRKEVERGKLRPDVADNFENLYYNYKNAVLQNGDPNAYQIMLSNMMDLFDRVLLDEENPFTFQPYHKAIREPFDYYTFGQNYIRPLVDFRNSYVGNISVFSDMEKQLRQGHNVVLMSNHQTEADPAVIALSLERSNPWISENIVYVAGDRVLTDPLCKPFSMGRNLLCVYSKKHMNDFPELIEMKRRANTRSLKEMALLLRGGSHIIWIAPSGGRDRPDPLTGEWHPAPFDASAVDNMRRLLEHSGVPGHIYPLSLLCYEIMPPPQQIEKEIGEQRVISFHGVGLSVAEEIKYGDVTAQSRNADEARGTFSEALYNSVVDQYNVLKSAIFRDRGAVSSNPAISLSQPWR, from the exons ATGTGGTGTGCAGAGTTCGTTCTACGCGTCAGGAAGGAAGTGGAGAGAGGGAAGTTGCGTCCGGATGTTGCCGACAACTTTGAAAACCTGTACTACAATTACAAGAATGCG GTCCTACAAAATGGGGATCCAAATGCATATCAGATCATGCTTTCCAACATGATGGATTTATTTGACCGCGTTCTGCTGGATGAAGAG AATCCATTTACGTTTCAGCCTTATCACAAGGCCATCAGAGAACCGTTTGACTATTACACTTTCGGTCAGAACTACATTAGGCCACTGGTAGATTTTAG GAACTCTTATGTCGGTAACATTTCTGTATTCAGTGATATGGAGAAGCAGCTTCGGCAG GGTCATAATGTTGTTCTGATGTCTAATCATCAGACAGAAGCGGATCCAGCAGTTATTGCCTTGTCACTTGAAAGAAGCAATCCGTGGATTAGCGAGAACATA GTTTATGTTGCTGGGGATAGGGTTCTTACAGATCCTCTTTGCAAGCCATTTAGCATGGGAAG AAACCTCCTCTGTGTGTACTCAAAAAAGCATATGAATGATTTTCCTGAGCTAATTGAAATGAAGAGGAGGGCAAACACTCGAAGTCTCAAGGAAATGGCTTTGCTTTTACG TGGGGGTTCACATATAATTTGGATAGCTCCGAGTGGCGGTAGAGACCGTCCTGACCCTTTGACTGGAGAATGGCACCCG GCGCCGTTTGATGCATCTGCAGTGGATAATATGAGGAGGCTTCTGGAGCATTCTGGCGTTCCTGGGCACATATATCCATTATCATTGCTATGCTATGAGATTATGCCTCCACCACAACAG ATTGAGAAAGAGATTGGTGAGCAAAGGGTGATATCCTTCCATGGTGTAGGCTTGTCAGTAGCTGAAGAAATAAAGTATGGGGATGTTACTGCTCAATCTCGGAATGCTGATGAG GCAAGGGGGACATTCTCAGAGGCTCTGTACAATTCAGTTGTTGATCAATATAATGTCCTCAAGTCTGCTATCTTTAGAGACCGTGGAGCAGTTTCGTCAAACCCTGCCATTTCACTCTCGCAACCGTGGCGATGA